A single window of Halotalea alkalilenta DNA harbors:
- the metX gene encoding homoserine O-succinyltransferase MetX yields the protein MVNTQSGSVGLVEPSIARFDTPLELACGRTLDAFELVYETYGELNAQRSNAILICHALSGHHHAAGFYPGEQKPGWWDTHIGPGKSIDTRRYFVVALNNLGGCHGSTGPTSINPATGRIWGPDFPLMTVTDWVESQARLADHLGIQRFAAVIGGSLGGMQVLQWSLAYPDRLAHAVVIAATPKLSAQNIAFNEVARQAIRSDPEFHDGWYAEHDTLPRRGLRLARMVGHITYLSELAMGAKFGRDVRNELNFGYGVEFEIESYLRYQGESFSNRFDANTYLLMTKALDYFDPAGACDGDLAAALAPAQCRFLVVSFSTDWRFAPERSKELVDALMLAGKRVSYANVDSPHGHDAFLMPHPRYDTVLGGFLRHAGDTLSLPRAEDE from the coding sequence ATGGTGAACACGCAGTCGGGTTCGGTGGGCCTGGTCGAACCCAGCATCGCGCGTTTCGATACGCCTCTCGAGCTTGCTTGCGGGAGGACGCTCGATGCCTTCGAGTTGGTCTACGAGACTTATGGCGAACTCAATGCGCAGCGCAGCAACGCCATCCTGATCTGCCATGCGCTGTCGGGCCATCACCACGCAGCGGGCTTCTACCCGGGGGAGCAAAAGCCCGGATGGTGGGACACCCACATCGGCCCCGGCAAGAGCATCGATACCCGTCGCTACTTCGTGGTTGCGCTGAACAATCTCGGCGGTTGCCACGGCAGCACCGGCCCCACCTCGATCAATCCCGCGACCGGACGGATCTGGGGCCCCGACTTCCCGCTGATGACGGTCACCGACTGGGTAGAGAGCCAGGCAAGGCTTGCTGACCATCTCGGCATCCAGCGCTTCGCCGCCGTGATAGGCGGAAGCCTCGGTGGCATGCAGGTGCTGCAATGGTCGCTCGCCTACCCCGATCGCCTGGCCCACGCGGTCGTGATCGCCGCGACGCCGAAGCTTTCGGCGCAGAACATCGCCTTCAACGAAGTGGCCCGACAGGCGATCCGTTCGGACCCCGAGTTTCATGACGGCTGGTACGCTGAGCACGATACGCTGCCTCGCCGAGGATTGAGGCTGGCGCGCATGGTCGGCCATATCACCTACCTCTCCGAGCTGGCGATGGGGGCGAAGTTCGGCCGCGACGTACGTAACGAACTCAACTTCGGCTACGGTGTGGAGTTCGAGATCGAGTCCTACCTGCGCTACCAAGGCGAGAGTTTTTCCAATCGCTTCGACGCCAACACCTATCTGCTGATGACCAAAGCGCTCGACTACTTCGATCCCGCGGGCGCTTGCGATGGCGACCTTGCCGCGGCGCTCGCACCGGCGCAATGCCGCTTCCTGGTGGTCAGCTTCAGTACCGACTGGCGCTTCGCGCCGGAGCGCTCCAAGGAGCTGGTCGATGCGCTGATGCTGGCAGGCAAGCGGGTGAGCTACGCCAACGTGGATTCACCCCACGGCCACGACGCCTTCCTTATGCCCCACCCCCGCTACGACACGGTGTTGGGAGGGTTCCTGCGCCACGCCGGCGACACCCTGTCACTGCCTAGGGCTGAAGATGAATGA
- the metW gene encoding methionine biosynthesis protein MetW produces MRADLALIYEWVAPNTRMLDLGCGDGALLELLGRDKGVTGYGLEIDHDGINGCITRGVDVIEQDIDQGLANIPDDAFDLVVMTQALQALKRPDLTLDEMLRVGRECIIAFPNFAYWRHRLHLGIKGRMPVSSSLPHAWYDTPNIHLSTFRDFTNLCHSRGYTIIDQAVGRQGSWSVRRWPNLLGQTAIFRIRR; encoded by the coding sequence ATGAGAGCGGATCTTGCACTGATCTACGAGTGGGTCGCACCGAACACCCGGATGCTCGATCTCGGCTGCGGTGACGGCGCCTTGCTCGAGCTGCTCGGACGCGACAAAGGGGTCACGGGCTATGGCCTGGAGATCGACCACGACGGGATCAATGGCTGCATCACGCGCGGTGTCGATGTGATCGAGCAGGACATCGACCAAGGCTTGGCCAACATCCCGGACGATGCTTTCGACTTGGTGGTGATGACCCAAGCGCTGCAGGCACTCAAGCGGCCCGACCTGACGCTGGACGAGATGCTTCGTGTCGGGCGGGAGTGCATCATCGCCTTCCCGAACTTCGCCTACTGGCGCCACCGCCTGCACCTTGGCATCAAAGGCCGGATGCCGGTCTCGTCATCACTGCCCCATGCTTGGTACGACACCCCGAATATCCACCTCTCGACTTTTCGGGACTTCACCAACCTGTGCCACTCCCGCGGCTACACCATCATCGACCAGGCTGTCGGTCGCCAGGGTTCGTGGAGCGTGCGACGCTGGCCAAACCTGCTCGGCCAAACGGCGATCTTCCGTATCCGCCGCTAG
- a CDS encoding acyl-CoA thioesterase, with protein MNFHTRKWIKPEDLNPNGTLFGGSLLRWIDEEAAIYTIIQLDNPRVVTKFISEINFVSSARQGDIIELGITATHFGTTSITLKCHVRNKITRKSILTIEKIVFVNLGEDGLPAPHGRTQITYVKDRLPSEE; from the coding sequence ATGAATTTCCATACCCGCAAATGGATCAAGCCCGAAGACCTCAATCCCAACGGTACCTTGTTCGGCGGTAGCCTGCTGCGCTGGATCGATGAAGAAGCGGCGATCTATACGATCATCCAGCTCGACAACCCTCGCGTGGTGACCAAGTTCATCTCCGAAATCAACTTCGTCTCCAGCGCCCGCCAGGGCGACATCATCGAGCTCGGCATCACCGCGACCCACTTCGGCACCACCTCGATCACGCTCAAGTGTCACGTACGCAACAAGATCACTCGCAAGAGCATCCTCACCATCGAGAAGATCGTATTCGTCAACCTCGGCGAGGATGGCCTGCCTGCGCCACACGGCCGGACCCAGATCACCTACGTCAAGGACCGGCTCCCCAGCGAGGAGTGA
- the sfsA gene encoding DNA/RNA nuclease SfsA, whose translation MKFNELRTGRLVRRYKRFLADVVLDSGEQVVAHCANTGSMRGLDREGARVWLSYSDSPKRKLAWSWELIQLDDPDRSSFASVNTARANHLVREALERGVIEELKGWVGMRAEVRIEDARLDFRLDHFASPDCYVEVKQVTLREPDGLGYFPDAVSVRGLKHLRSLSGIAAGGGRAVLLFCVAHTGIDRVLPAWHLDPAYAAGLVDAVRCGVEVLAYGCRIEAEGTTAEMALERRLEVALTPASHSSLGSRSLT comes from the coding sequence TTGAAATTCAACGAACTTCGTACAGGACGCCTGGTCCGGCGCTACAAGCGTTTTCTCGCTGATGTGGTGTTGGATTCAGGTGAGCAGGTGGTCGCCCACTGCGCTAATACCGGATCGATGCGCGGGCTCGACCGCGAGGGGGCGAGGGTATGGCTCTCGTATAGCGATAGCCCCAAGCGCAAGCTGGCGTGGAGCTGGGAGCTGATCCAGCTCGACGATCCCGATCGTTCGTCGTTCGCCTCGGTCAACACCGCACGCGCCAATCATTTGGTGCGCGAGGCGCTCGAGCGGGGAGTGATCGAAGAACTCAAGGGATGGGTGGGAATGCGGGCGGAAGTACGTATCGAAGACGCGCGACTCGATTTTCGCCTCGACCATTTCGCCTCTCCCGACTGCTACGTCGAGGTCAAGCAGGTGACGCTTCGCGAGCCGGACGGACTTGGCTACTTTCCCGATGCGGTCAGCGTACGTGGACTCAAGCATCTGCGCTCGCTGAGCGGCATCGCCGCCGGTGGCGGGCGTGCAGTGCTGCTCTTCTGTGTCGCCCATACGGGAATCGATCGGGTGCTGCCGGCCTGGCATCTCGACCCCGCGTACGCTGCCGGCCTGGTCGATGCGGTACGGTGCGGTGTCGAGGTGCTGGCCTATGGTTGCCGCATCGAGGCCGAGGGTACGACGGCGGAAATGGCGCTGGAGCGCCGGTTGGAAGTGGCGCTGACGCCAGCGAGTCACTCCTCGCTGGGGAGCCGGTCCTTGACGTAG
- the dksA gene encoding RNA polymerase-binding protein DksA, which yields MAVAEQQPEALNKFTPYQPAPGEEYMNEKQLEHFRQMLLDWKRDLMEEVDRTVRHLQEEANNFADPADRATQEEGFSLELRTRDRERKLLKKINETIEKIDEEDYGYCEACGVEIGIRRLEARPTATLCVDCKTLAELKEKQLGG from the coding sequence ATGGCAGTAGCCGAACAGCAACCGGAAGCGCTGAACAAATTCACCCCGTACCAGCCGGCCCCGGGTGAAGAGTACATGAACGAGAAGCAGCTGGAGCACTTCCGTCAGATGCTGCTGGATTGGAAGCGGGATCTGATGGAAGAGGTCGACCGAACCGTTCGGCATCTTCAGGAGGAAGCGAACAACTTCGCCGACCCTGCCGACCGTGCTACTCAAGAAGAAGGGTTCAGTCTCGAGCTCCGCACTCGTGATCGCGAGCGCAAGCTGCTCAAGAAAATCAACGAGACCATCGAGAAGATCGACGAGGAAGACTACGGCTACTGCGAGGCCTGTGGTGTGGAGATCGGCATTCGCCGCCTCGAAGCCCGGCCAACCGCGACGCTGTGCGTTGACTGCAAGACCCTTGCGGAGCTCAAGGAGAAGCAGCTCGGCGGTTGA
- the gluQRS gene encoding tRNA glutamyl-Q(34) synthetase GluQRS — protein MSGAASYRGRFAPTPSGPLHFGSLIAALASWLDAHAVGGEWLLRIEDIDPPRCPRGASEDILRQLEAFGLHWDGDVRHQSRRSEAYQHALEKLATLGLAYPCGCSRKDWQGFDHYPGWCREGSLHPDRPQAWRLRTDSTHQPVKVSWQDRRLGRQEWTPAALGDVVLRRRDGFWAYQLAVTVDDGDQGITDVVRGSDLLDNTPWQLLLQRNLDLPTPSYLHLPLARAANGQKLSKQNLAPALPRSEEAARTLLHAALRALGQHPPVESLDAPVQEQLCWAKSHWRSTAIGQGDIVFRPALESR, from the coding sequence ATGAGCGGGGCTGCAAGCTATCGCGGAAGGTTCGCACCAACCCCGTCAGGCCCGTTGCACTTTGGCTCTCTGATCGCCGCCCTCGCTAGCTGGCTCGATGCACATGCGGTGGGAGGCGAATGGCTGCTGCGCATCGAGGACATCGATCCTCCCCGCTGCCCTCGTGGTGCAAGCGAGGACATCCTCCGCCAGTTGGAAGCATTCGGCCTCCACTGGGATGGCGATGTACGCCATCAGAGCCGGCGTAGCGAAGCCTACCAGCATGCCCTGGAAAAACTCGCCACCCTCGGCCTCGCCTACCCCTGCGGCTGCTCACGCAAGGATTGGCAGGGGTTCGACCACTACCCGGGCTGGTGCCGGGAAGGCAGCCTGCACCCAGATCGCCCGCAGGCATGGCGCCTTCGCACCGATTCAACGCACCAACCGGTCAAGGTCAGTTGGCAGGACCGCAGGCTCGGCCGGCAGGAATGGACCCCCGCCGCACTTGGCGACGTAGTGCTCAGACGACGCGATGGATTCTGGGCCTATCAGCTGGCAGTCACGGTCGACGATGGCGACCAAGGCATCACCGATGTGGTGCGTGGCTCAGATCTGCTCGACAACACTCCCTGGCAGCTGCTGCTACAGCGCAATCTGGATCTACCGACACCCAGCTACCTGCACCTCCCATTGGCCCGCGCCGCCAATGGGCAAAAGCTTTCGAAGCAAAACCTCGCCCCAGCGCTGCCCCGTAGCGAGGAGGCCGCGCGGACGCTTCTCCATGCGGCGCTGCGCGCACTTGGTCAGCATCCACCCGTCGAGTCGCTCGATGCACCGGTTCAGGAGCAGCTCTGCTGGGCGAAGAGCCATTGGCGCAGCACCGCGATCGGGCAGGGCGACATCGTTTTCCGACCGGCCCTCGAGTCTCGCTAG
- the pcnB gene encoding polynucleotide adenylyltransferase PcnB, whose translation MKTPVGDQASLSAPRILPRDEHSLSRGMLSENALKVLYRLNKAGFQAYLVGGCVRDGLLGITPKDFDVATDATPDEVKALFRNAMIIGRRFRIVHVRFGREIIEVTTFRGQHDDEDDVSRAHRSATGMLLRDNVWGSIDEDALRRDFTVNALYYSVADFSIYDWTGGIDDLERRQLKLIGDPEVRYREDPVRMLRAIRFAGKLGFKIEERTAAPIIDLAPLLLSIPPARLFEEVLKLFLNGAALETYRGLREHGLFAMLFPVTFDALSVMPWAEAMIEQALINTDQRILEGKPVTPAFLYAALLWPAVVMDANALEEEGMPTALAHQQAAQQVISRQLQHTSIPKRFSFPMRDIWELQLRLPRRKGKRADQVMSHPRFRAGYDFLLLRENAGELAAGLGEWWTRYQTLEDAERRVMISQIVHEPAGLDEPLPETASKPTHSRRRPRRRPPRGE comes from the coding sequence TTGAAAACCCCAGTCGGCGACCAGGCCTCTCTTTCCGCTCCTCGCATCCTCCCTCGTGATGAGCACTCCCTCTCTCGAGGCATGCTCAGTGAAAACGCTCTCAAGGTTCTGTACCGCCTCAATAAAGCGGGGTTCCAGGCGTATCTAGTGGGAGGCTGCGTGCGTGACGGCCTGCTCGGCATCACCCCGAAGGATTTCGACGTTGCCACCGACGCGACGCCTGACGAGGTCAAGGCGCTGTTCCGCAACGCCATGATCATCGGCCGGCGCTTTCGCATCGTTCATGTCCGTTTCGGCCGGGAGATCATCGAGGTCACCACCTTCCGTGGCCAGCATGATGATGAGGATGACGTCAGCCGAGCGCACCGCTCGGCCACGGGCATGCTACTGCGCGACAACGTTTGGGGAAGCATCGATGAGGATGCGCTGCGCCGCGATTTCACCGTCAATGCGCTCTACTACAGCGTCGCCGATTTCTCGATCTATGACTGGACCGGCGGCATCGACGATCTCGAGCGCCGCCAGCTGAAACTGATCGGCGATCCTGAGGTGCGCTATCGGGAGGATCCGGTTCGGATGCTGCGAGCGATACGCTTCGCTGGCAAGCTCGGATTCAAGATCGAGGAACGTACCGCCGCCCCGATCATCGATCTCGCACCGCTGCTGCTCTCGATCCCCCCCGCGCGGCTGTTCGAAGAAGTGCTCAAGCTGTTTCTCAACGGTGCGGCGCTGGAGACCTATCGAGGCCTACGCGAGCATGGACTGTTCGCGATGCTGTTTCCGGTCACGTTCGATGCCTTGAGTGTCATGCCATGGGCCGAGGCGATGATCGAGCAGGCGCTGATCAACACCGACCAGCGCATTCTCGAGGGTAAACCCGTCACCCCGGCCTTCCTCTATGCTGCGCTGCTGTGGCCGGCTGTAGTGATGGATGCCAATGCCCTCGAAGAAGAAGGCATGCCAACGGCTCTCGCTCACCAGCAGGCGGCCCAGCAGGTGATCAGCCGCCAGTTGCAACACACCTCGATCCCGAAGCGCTTCAGCTTCCCGATGCGCGACATCTGGGAGCTCCAGCTGCGTCTGCCGCGGCGCAAGGGCAAGCGCGCCGACCAGGTGATGAGCCATCCGCGCTTCCGTGCCGGCTACGATTTCCTACTGCTGCGCGAAAACGCTGGAGAACTGGCGGCCGGCCTAGGGGAGTGGTGGACACGCTATCAAACCCTCGAGGACGCCGAGCGTCGGGTGATGATCAGCCAGATCGTCCACGAGCCCGCGGGCCTCGACGAGCCATTGCCCGAAACTGCATCCAAACCGACGCACTCACGCCGCCGGCCGCGTCGTCGCCCCCCTCGGGGAGAATGA
- the folK gene encoding 2-amino-4-hydroxy-6-hydroxymethyldihydropteridine diphosphokinase produces the protein MPDAVLAHRAFIGLGSNLDLPRKRVSSAIEALASLPLCRLVKASPLYASRPVGPQDQDDFVNAVVELRTAYSPLALLDQLQRLEQSQRRVRLHRWGPRTLDLDLLLFDDRVIEHPRLCVPHPEMLNRAFVWVPLLDISPGLRLPDDRVLSDLVDDSLRGSLVELTP, from the coding sequence ATGCCCGACGCTGTGCTTGCCCATCGGGCTTTCATCGGTCTGGGCAGCAACCTGGATCTCCCACGAAAGCGAGTCAGCTCAGCCATCGAGGCACTCGCCTCGCTGCCGCTGTGCAGGCTGGTGAAGGCCTCGCCACTTTACGCCAGCCGGCCGGTGGGCCCGCAGGATCAGGACGACTTCGTCAATGCGGTGGTGGAGCTGCGTACCGCCTACTCGCCACTGGCGTTGCTCGACCAGTTGCAACGCCTCGAGCAGAGCCAACGTAGGGTGCGGCTGCATCGCTGGGGCCCACGCACGCTCGATCTCGACCTGCTGCTGTTCGATGATCGTGTGATCGAGCATCCTCGCCTTTGTGTTCCCCATCCAGAAATGCTAAATCGTGCCTTCGTATGGGTACCGCTGCTGGACATCTCTCCTGGCCTGCGCCTGCCCGACGACCGTGTACTGAGCGATCTGGTGGATGACTCACTACGCGGCTCACTGGTCGAGCTCACGCCCTGA
- the panB gene encoding 3-methyl-2-oxobutanoate hydroxymethyltransferase translates to MPAVTLSTLTGRRESNTPFSCLTAYDATFARLASDAGVEVLLIGDSLGMVLQGHSSTLPVTITDIAYHTACVARAGVDSLIMADLPFMADVSIERLLDNAGILMRAGAQMVKIEGEAWLAEGVEALSRRGVPVCVHLGLTPQHVNALGGYRIQGRDPESAQRIIDDALTLEQAGAAVVLLECVPSDLALEVRDALAVPVIGIGAGPDVDGQILVMHDMLGASLGRVPRFVKNFLIGEASIQEAFAAYHEAVVNREFPAEEHCF, encoded by the coding sequence ATGCCCGCCGTCACTCTCTCGACCCTCACAGGTCGCCGTGAGTCCAACACGCCCTTCAGTTGCCTGACTGCCTACGACGCCACCTTCGCGCGTCTGGCCAGCGACGCCGGCGTCGAGGTACTGCTGATCGGCGACTCCCTTGGCATGGTGCTTCAAGGACACTCGAGCACTCTGCCGGTCACCATCACCGACATCGCCTATCACACGGCCTGCGTCGCCCGGGCAGGAGTCGACAGCCTGATCATGGCGGATTTGCCGTTCATGGCCGATGTCAGCATCGAACGGCTGCTCGACAATGCGGGAATCCTGATGCGCGCGGGCGCGCAGATGGTCAAGATCGAAGGAGAGGCTTGGCTCGCCGAAGGCGTCGAAGCGCTCAGCCGACGCGGCGTACCGGTCTGCGTACACTTGGGATTGACCCCCCAGCATGTCAATGCGCTGGGCGGTTACCGTATCCAAGGTCGCGATCCGGAGAGCGCGCAGCGAATCATCGACGATGCCCTGACGCTGGAGCAGGCCGGCGCCGCGGTCGTGCTGCTCGAATGCGTGCCGAGCGATCTTGCCCTCGAAGTACGCGACGCACTGGCAGTACCCGTGATCGGTATTGGCGCAGGCCCTGATGTCGACGGGCAGATCCTGGTCATGCACGATATGCTCGGCGCCTCGCTCGGGCGCGTGCCACGCTTCGTGAAGAATTTCCTGATCGGCGAAGCATCGATCCAGGAGGCATTCGCGGCTTACCACGAAGCGGTGGTGAACCGGGAGTTCCCCGCCGAAGAACACTGCTTCTGA
- the panC gene encoding pantoate--beta-alanine ligase yields MQTFHTIAALRQALTKARAAGVRIALVPTMGNLHQGHLALVEEARRRADLVVASIFVNPIQFGPSEDFARYPRTLDDDRAQLESTGCDVLFAPDVDTLYPNGLDGLTQVRVPKVSQGLCAATRPGHFDGVATVVSLLFHIVGPDVALFGNKDYQQLAVIRKLVADLHFPIEIVDVPTVRDADGLALSSRNGYLDREQRERAPLLARSLRSIAERLAQGIPAAQALAQGRDTLEAQGFVIDYLELRAPDLAPLDGDARQAILLAAAYLGTTRLLDNLAVTLPG; encoded by the coding sequence ATGCAGACATTCCATACCATCGCTGCGCTACGCCAAGCGCTCACCAAGGCTCGCGCAGCTGGCGTGCGTATCGCGCTGGTGCCGACGATGGGCAATCTCCACCAGGGCCACCTGGCTCTGGTGGAAGAGGCGCGACGTCGCGCCGATCTGGTCGTGGCGTCGATCTTCGTCAACCCGATCCAGTTCGGTCCAAGCGAAGATTTCGCGCGCTATCCTCGCACTCTGGACGACGATCGGGCGCAGCTCGAGTCGACAGGCTGCGATGTGCTCTTCGCACCCGATGTCGACACGCTTTATCCCAATGGGTTGGACGGATTGACCCAGGTGCGGGTGCCCAAAGTTTCGCAAGGACTTTGCGCCGCCACGCGCCCAGGGCATTTCGACGGCGTGGCGACAGTAGTCAGCTTGCTGTTCCACATCGTCGGCCCCGATGTCGCTCTGTTCGGCAACAAGGACTACCAGCAGCTCGCAGTGATTCGCAAGCTAGTCGCGGATCTGCACTTCCCGATCGAGATCGTCGACGTACCGACCGTTCGCGACGCCGACGGGCTGGCACTCTCTTCACGCAATGGCTATCTCGATCGAGAGCAGCGAGAACGCGCACCCTTGCTGGCTCGCAGCCTGCGCAGCATCGCCGAACGCCTGGCCCAGGGCATCCCGGCAGCCCAGGCCCTAGCGCAGGGGCGTGACACTCTCGAGGCTCAAGGCTTCGTGATCGACTACCTGGAGCTGCGCGCGCCCGATCTCGCGCCGCTCGACGGCGACGCTCGCCAAGCGATTCTGCTGGCCGCTGCCTATCTCGGTACGACCAGGCTGCTCGACAATCTTGCGGTCACTCTCCCGGGCTGA
- a CDS encoding CynX/NimT family MFS transporter: MPSPTTTPLSTAGAAPSSTKGAEPSYACAQPSRRDLPGESAGAFLSHHLPLLVGLVLVALNLRPALSSLAPLLGQVSSELGLSASFAGVVTFLPVFCLGAFAFLAPRLSHRYGSARTILLALLVLAAGVALRGVFGIAGLLLGTVMAGAGIGVAGVLLPSVVKRHYPHHASLLTGIYTMALCSGAALAAGASVPLAEAFGGSWRLGLSCWALLALAAALIWIPQLRRAKHEPKSERRRVRAPWRSMLAWQVTLYMGLQSSLAYIVFGWLPTMLMARGLGALEAGLMMSVSVLLQLVTALGGPFIAARFRHQSGVIALFLALSVVPLLCILLMPVSTLWLWIVLLGLGQGGTFSLALALLVLRTRNAQSAGALSGMAQGVGYSLASFGTLGVGLLHDLRGDWFEVAGLILAIGLLALLCGFNAGRDRFVEAG; the protein is encoded by the coding sequence GTGCCCTCGCCAACGACTACTCCTCTTTCCACTGCCGGTGCAGCACCGTCGTCGACCAAGGGCGCGGAACCGTCCTACGCCTGCGCGCAGCCATCCAGGCGCGATCTCCCCGGTGAGTCGGCGGGTGCCTTCCTCTCGCATCATCTTCCGCTGCTGGTCGGGCTGGTACTGGTTGCGCTCAACCTGCGTCCAGCGCTCTCAAGCCTTGCGCCACTGCTCGGCCAGGTAAGCAGTGAGCTTGGCCTCAGTGCAAGCTTCGCGGGAGTGGTGACCTTCCTGCCGGTATTCTGCCTCGGCGCCTTCGCCTTTCTCGCCCCGCGTTTGTCCCACCGCTACGGTAGCGCCAGAACGATTCTGCTCGCTTTGCTGGTGCTTGCCGCCGGCGTTGCGCTGCGTGGTGTCTTCGGCATTGCCGGACTGCTGCTCGGCACGGTCATGGCGGGGGCGGGAATCGGCGTGGCCGGGGTGCTGCTACCGAGCGTGGTCAAGCGTCACTATCCGCACCATGCAAGCCTGTTGACCGGGATCTACACCATGGCGCTGTGCAGCGGCGCGGCCCTCGCTGCAGGTGCCAGTGTGCCGCTGGCCGAGGCATTCGGTGGCAGCTGGCGGCTAGGGCTCTCCTGCTGGGCGCTGTTGGCCCTGGCGGCCGCGCTGATCTGGATTCCTCAGCTTCGGCGCGCGAAGCACGAACCGAAGTCGGAGCGTCGACGTGTGCGAGCGCCCTGGCGTTCGATGCTTGCCTGGCAGGTCACCCTCTACATGGGCCTGCAGTCCTCGCTTGCCTACATCGTCTTCGGCTGGCTGCCGACCATGCTGATGGCGCGTGGGCTCGGCGCGCTCGAGGCCGGACTGATGATGTCCGTATCGGTGCTTTTGCAGCTCGTCACCGCGCTGGGCGGGCCGTTCATCGCTGCCAGGTTTCGTCACCAGAGCGGTGTGATCGCGCTGTTCCTCGCCCTGAGCGTCGTTCCGCTGCTCTGCATCCTGTTGATGCCTGTCTCTACCCTGTGGCTCTGGATCGTGCTGCTGGGGCTTGGCCAGGGCGGAACGTTCAGTCTCGCGCTTGCGCTGCTGGTGCTGAGAACCCGCAATGCCCAGAGCGCGGGCGCGCTCTCCGGCATGGCTCAGGGAGTCGGCTACTCGCTCGCTTCTTTCGGCACCCTGGGGGTGGGGCTGCTGCACGACCTGCGCGGCGACTGGTTTGAGGTGGCCGGGCTGATTCTCGCCATCGGCTTGCTGGCACTGCTGTGCGGATTCAATGCCGGGCGCGATCGCTTCGTCGAAGCCGGCTGA